Proteins found in one Mytilus trossulus isolate FHL-02 unplaced genomic scaffold, PNRI_Mtr1.1.1.hap1 h1tg000233l__unscaffolded, whole genome shotgun sequence genomic segment:
- the LOC134701160 gene encoding uncharacterized protein LOC134701160, with product MKRISQFISRKLGTRNTPVTFEERHAKLGCIVLRVLPKVMQTILKECMSPTCLQVKYRLHDIRIALKENETSLMEKLPNMDDFTIELCYKILRYENLMLEPSCKWGNAPNHKDIDIADDIQRLLIATNEIIVKKSEDVSEIYYEEFQTNLHAILYRVDTFLRQDTCLNVYNTICRSEIQFSDILQELALLQQVDFTLTMNTTRVAS from the exons ATGAAAAGGATTAGTCAA tttatatCACGGAAATTAGGAACAAGGAATACACCTGTGACATTTGAAGAGAGACACGCAAAACTAGGTTGTATTGTCTTGAGAGTCTTACCAAAAGTTatgcaaacaattttaaaagaatgtatGAGTCCAACTTGCTTACAAGTGAAATATCGACTACACGACATACGTATCGCACTAAAAGAGAATGAAACATCCTTGATGGAAAAACTGCCGAATATGGACGATTTTACAATTGAActatgttataaaatattacgATATGAAAATTTAATGCTTGAACCGTCATGTAAATGGGGAAATGCTCCAAACCATAAAGACATTGACATCGCAGATGATATTCAACGACTTTTAATTGCAACGAAtgaaattattgttaaaaagtCTGAAGATGTATCAGAGATATATTATGAAGAATTTCAGACGAACCTGCATGCAATCCTTTATAGAGTGGATACATTTCTTCGACAAGATACTTGCTTAAATGTGTACAACACAATATGCAGATCTGAAATACAGTTTAGTGATATTCTTCAAGAACTGGCACTCCTGCAACAAGTCGATT TCACATTGACCATGAACACTACTAGAGTAGCAtcataa